GGCAGACCTCGGGAAAGCGCAGGTCGAAGCAGATGCAGCCGCCCAGGCGCAAACCGCGCAACTCGGGCGTGACCATGGCCCCTGCGCCAGGAGTCAGCAGCTTGGCCTCATCCGAGGCAGGGAAGAGGTGGATCTTACTGTAGAGCTTGAGCGGTTCGGCCAACTCGGGCGACAGCAGATATAGGGAATTCTGGAATCCACCGGCACTGCGCTCCAGGAATGTCCCGGCCAGGGCATGGCCAGTCGCGCGGCTGAAGTCGCTCAGAAGGGCCAGGGCTTCCTGCGCCTGGTCCGCCCAGTGCTGGCTGCGTTGCAGGTCGAAGCCGCCCAGAAACAACTCGGGAAACAGCCACAGGCCCGGCGTCTCGGCCCTGGAGATGGCTTTAAGGTAAGGCTGCAGTTCTTTAGGTGCGGAAAGCACGGGCGTCTGGCACACGCCAAGGCGGAAATCCATGGCTGCTCCTGTTGATTGCGGTCGAGTCGGCGCTTGGCCGGTCTTGACGGGGTCAGGGCCGGATCAGGGCAGCATAAACAGTCTGGCCGGAAATTCCAACACCGAGGAAGGCAGCAGGGCGCGCTTCAGGCTGGGGTACTCCGTATTGAGGCGATGGCCCCAGGCGCCGCCGGTCGCTCCGTCAAAAACGCTCAGCTTGCGCCTTAGCTCCTCGGGCGTTTTGTTCAGCCGGCTGTAGTGCTCGATGGCCCCGGCGGCGAGAACCGCCCTGGCGCCGGGCAAGCCCTCCAGGATTTCGTGCACCGGCCGCTGGTATGCTATGCCCGACAGGTTGCGGAACAGCCTGAACTGGAGGTCCGGCCACAAGCCGTAGCCCATCTTGCAGGAGGATGCGTCGGGATAGAGGGTCTGGCGTTGGAAGTAGTAGCCCGCGAAATCCTGCCTGGCCATGAGCGCGGGCAAGGCCGCCCACAGCGAGGCTGGCAGGCGCTCGTCGCCGTCCAGACTGAGAATCCATTCACCACGGCACAGGCCCAGCGCGCGGTTGCGTTGGGCTGCGAAATCTCCTGCCAGCGGATGGGCCGTGTCGATGCGGCGTGGGTCCGGGGCAATGCCCAAGGCTGAAGTCGAGGGAGGTTCGTTGGCATCCCAGAGCACGCAAATCTGTTCCACCCAGGCTGGAATGGCCGCGAAGAATTCCGCCAGACCAGGCTCGGCCGGGTGTAGAATGACCGCCAAGCTAAGGGATGACGGCGCGTCCTTCTCTGACCGGGCGACCTCGGCCATGTGCAGGGCGAGCAGCCGCTCCATTTCGCTATACGGAGTGCGCTTTACAGCCGGCAACAGTGGATTGATGACCACGAACGTACTGGCGGGCTCAATTCCGGTTGAATCCAACAACAGGCGCTGGGCCCAGGCCGAGGTGTCGCAAAGCAGGGCCGCTGACGGGTGGGAAAAAACTGCCGCATCGGGTTGAGTCAGGGCCGCGCGCACGGCTTGGGGACTTTGGTCGCTTACTACGAGCAGCACGTCATCCGGCAGCAGCCGGCGCAATTCGGCAACCAGGCAGGGCTGCCAGAGTCCAAGCAGCAGGAAATGCGGCCGCCTCTCGCGGGACCAGGCCCGCACCAGGCGGGCGGCCCACTTGGCCGTGTCCGGATTCGGCTCAGCTGGTGGCAGGATGTCATGCGCTCCATCCAGGATAAATGAGAGCACCTGCCCTGTGTATTCGGCAAGACGTTCTACAGCGGACAGGTTTGGCTCATCTTTTAACATGCTGTGCTTCATTGCGGCGCAGGCCGGAGA
The window above is part of the Desulfocurvibacter africanus subsp. africanus DSM 2603 genome. Proteins encoded here:
- a CDS encoding nitrilase-related carbon-nitrogen hydrolase, whose protein sequence is MDFRLGVCQTPVLSAPKELQPYLKAISRAETPGLWLFPELFLGGFDLQRSQHWADQAQEALALLSDFSRATGHALAGTFLERSAGGFQNSLYLLSPELAEPLKLYSKIHLFPASDEAKLLTPGAGAMVTPELRGLRLGGCICFDLRFPEVCRVQAARDVHVYLVPAQWPKARLDHFTLLCRARALENQAMVLAANCCGPSPLGEMPGASMLVGPWGQMLMDCDDQPGVHSTVVDLDVLKAGQRLFSTRTSPVLDVTSRILA